GGGTCGATCCAGCCCATCAGGCCCAGCTTTTTGAGCGCTTCTTCCGTGCCGAAAGCTCACGCAACCGTGCCAGCGGCGGTTCGGGTCTCGGCCTGGCCATCTGCAAAAATATTGCGGAAGCGCATGGCGGCAGCATCAGTGCAGATCTCTCTGATTTAGGTGGCCTGCAAATCACGCTAAACTTGCCCTATGTTCCTCACTAAGCGCAGCCTATGAGCACGGAAAAGCAAGACCCTTTAATCCTTGTTGTTGAAGACGAGCCAAAACTGGCGCAGCTGATGATTGATTATCTGCAGGCGTCTAACTATCGCACCCATCACATTGGCGATGGCAGCGAGGTGCTGAGTTATGTGCAGCAGTCTCCGCCGGATTTGATGCTGCTGGATTTAATGCTGCCTGGCCGTGATGGCTTGACCCTGTGTCGTGAAATCCGCCGTTTTTCCGATCTGCCGATCATTATGGTGACGGCGCGCACTGAAGAGATCGACCGCCTGCTGGGGCTGGAAATCGGTGCCGACGATTACATTTGTAAGCCATTCAGCCCGCGTGAAGTGGTGGCACGGGTGAAAACCATCCTGCGCCGCGTCAAACGTACGCCGGAAGAAGTCCAGCAGGCGTCCCATCTGCTGATTGATGAAGGCCGTTTTCAGGCCAGCTGGCGTGAACAGCCGCTGGAGCTGACGCCCGCCGAGTTTCGTTTGCTGAAAACCCTGGCGCTGGAGCCGGGCAAAGTGTTTTCACGCGAGCAGCTGCTCAATCATTTGTATGACGACTACCGTGTGGTAACCGATCGCACCATCGATAGCCACATCAAAAACCTGCGTCGTAAGCTGGAAAATCTCGATGCCGAGCAACCCTTTATCCGCGCGGTTTACGGTATGGGCTATCGCTGGGAAGCGGATGTCTGCCGCTTAGTGTAGCAGGCAGCGCATTACCTTGATCCAGGTCAATTTACTTCGTGGTGGCCCTGCCTAAAATTCCCCACCTTTTGCAGGGCCGTCTGACGCGGCCACTGCACATGCCATCCACGATGGCATGCTGACCTGACATCAGTGAGATCCCATGTTTAAACCTGAACTGCTTTCTCCAGCGGGAA
This genomic stretch from Pantoea cypripedii harbors:
- the baeR gene encoding two-component system response regulator BaeR codes for the protein MSTEKQDPLILVVEDEPKLAQLMIDYLQASNYRTHHIGDGSEVLSYVQQSPPDLMLLDLMLPGRDGLTLCREIRRFSDLPIIMVTARTEEIDRLLGLEIGADDYICKPFSPREVVARVKTILRRVKRTPEEVQQASHLLIDEGRFQASWREQPLELTPAEFRLLKTLALEPGKVFSREQLLNHLYDDYRVVTDRTIDSHIKNLRRKLENLDAEQPFIRAVYGMGYRWEADVCRLV